One Cygnus atratus isolate AKBS03 ecotype Queensland, Australia chromosome 6, CAtr_DNAZoo_HiC_assembly, whole genome shotgun sequence DNA segment encodes these proteins:
- the LYPD6B gene encoding ly6/PLAUR domain-containing protein 6B, with translation MLLFRHMLVGAFLPFFILSGNWVSAKNINFYNVRPPLDPTPFPNSFKCFTCDNAVDNYNCNRWAEDRWCPESTQYCLTVHLFTDHGKSTSVTKKCATGEECHFVGCHHHRESGHTECVSCCEGMICNVEIPTNHTNAVFAVLHARRTSDGSRWTVNIAVLVSVVMIALS, from the exons ATGTTGTTATTCCGTCACATGCTGGTTGGagcttttcttccattcttcaTCCTTTCAGGGAACTGGGTTTCAGCAAAGAACATCAACTTCTACAATGTGAGGCCTCCACTAGACC CCACTCCATTTCCAAACAGTTTTAAGTGCTTTACCTGCGATAATGCGGTGGACAACTACAACTGTAACAGATGGGCTGAAGATAGATGGTGTCCTGAAA gTACTCAGTACTGTCTGACAGTTCATCTCTTCACAGACCATGGGAAGAGTACATCAGTCACCAAAAAATGTGCTACTGGAGAGGAGTGCCATTTTGTAGGCTGCCATCATCACAGAGAAAGCGGTCACACA GAATGTGTTTCTTGCTGTGAAGGCATGATTTGCAACGTAGAAATACCAACCAATCACACAAATGCAGTATTTGCTGTCTTGCATGCGCGGAGAACGTCGGATGGCAGCAGGTGGACAGTCAACATCGCAGTGCTTGTGTCAGTCGTGATGATTGCCTTGTCATGA